Proteins encoded in a region of the Clostridium beijerinckii genome:
- the hrcA gene encoding heat-inducible transcriptional repressor HrcA, translated as MSIDDRKIRILQAIINDYIRTGDPVGSRTIAKNYNLGIGSATIRNEMADLEDMGYLEQPHASAGRIPSSKGYRLYVDQLMDNQMLTVEEDLRIKQYIIDSAMLEVDKIVKQTSALLSELTKLTCVIETPSVKRSFIKSIQLIKVDDHNLVSVFLTDTGVIKNHIMKLNNRVPEVETLTRINEVINNRLVNLSIQEINLEVINNLKKDLGAYEEIFNALLPILYETLNAADSTEVFMEGTTNIFNYPEYNDIDKAKEMLSLLNDKEALMELFNPQDNITVSIGDENYKPQARDCSIISAEYSFKDRPIGKIGLIGPRRINYSKVITIMSEVIKELNNILSNPK; from the coding sequence ATGAGTATTGATGACAGAAAAATAAGAATACTTCAAGCTATTATCAATGACTATATTCGAACAGGAGATCCTGTAGGATCAAGAACTATTGCTAAAAACTATAATTTAGGTATTGGGTCCGCAACAATAAGGAATGAGATGGCTGACCTTGAAGATATGGGATACTTAGAACAACCTCATGCTTCTGCAGGAAGAATTCCTTCTAGTAAGGGATATAGATTATATGTTGATCAGCTTATGGATAATCAGATGCTAACAGTTGAAGAAGATCTAAGAATAAAACAATATATAATCGATTCTGCAATGCTTGAAGTAGATAAAATAGTTAAGCAAACTAGCGCCTTATTGTCAGAACTTACTAAATTAACTTGTGTAATTGAGACACCATCAGTAAAAAGGAGCTTTATAAAGTCAATTCAGCTAATTAAAGTTGATGATCATAATTTAGTATCAGTTTTCTTAACAGATACTGGTGTTATAAAGAATCATATAATGAAGCTAAATAATAGAGTTCCTGAAGTTGAAACTTTAACACGAATAAATGAAGTTATAAATAATAGATTGGTAAATCTTTCTATACAAGAAATTAATTTAGAAGTAATTAATAACTTAAAAAAGGATCTAGGAGCCTATGAAGAAATATTTAATGCTTTATTGCCTATTTTATATGAGACACTAAACGCAGCGGATTCTACAGAAGTATTCATGGAGGGAACTACCAACATATTTAATTATCCTGAATATAACGATATTGATAAAGCAAAAGAAATGTTATCGCTTTTGAATGATAAAGAAGCTTTGATGGAGCTGTTTAATCCTCAAGACAATATAACAGTCAGTATAGGGGATGAAAACTATAAGCCACAAGCTAGAGATTGTAGTATAATATCTGCTGAATATTCCTTTAAGGATAGGCCTATTGGGAAAATTGGATTAATTGGACCTAGAAGGATTAATTACTCAAAGGTAATAACTATTATGTCAGAAGTTATAAAAGAGCTTAATAATATATTGAGCAATCCAAAATAG
- the grpE gene encoding nucleotide exchange factor GrpE, with product MEENRDVKNEELEKEEIADEVAEKDNETQESNDAAETNEASKEASENIEAAEEDQEDLVKNQEEENKKLREELDATKDRLLRLTAEYDNYRKRTAKEKEGIYSDAYVDVLKEIVPILDNLERAVAADGSIEDLKKGIEMTIKGCKDSFAKLGVEEIDATGEFDPNLHNAVMHIEDEELGKNVVAEVFQKGYKKDDKIIRHTMVKVAN from the coding sequence ATGGAAGAAAATAGAGATGTTAAAAATGAAGAACTAGAAAAAGAAGAAATTGCAGATGAAGTAGCAGAAAAGGATAATGAGACTCAAGAAAGTAATGATGCAGCAGAAACAAATGAAGCTAGCAAAGAGGCTTCAGAAAATATAGAAGCTGCGGAGGAAGATCAAGAAGATTTAGTAAAAAATCAAGAAGAGGAAAATAAGAAGTTGAGAGAAGAATTAGATGCGACAAAAGATAGACTTTTAAGATTAACAGCTGAATATGATAACTATAGAAAAAGAACAGCTAAAGAAAAAGAAGGAATATATAGCGATGCATATGTAGATGTATTAAAAGAGATTGTTCCTATTCTTGACAATTTAGAAAGAGCTGTTGCAGCTGATGGTAGTATTGAAGACTTGAAAAAAGGAATTGAAATGACAATAAAGGGATGCAAAGATTCATTTGCAAAACTTGGTGTTGAAGAAATAGATGCTACTGGAGAATTTGATCCTAATCTTCATAATGCAGTAATGCATATAGAAGATGAAGAATTAGGTAAAAATGTAGTAGCGGAAGTTTTCCAAAAGGGATATAAGAAAGATGATAAGATAATAAGGCATACTATGGTTAAAGTTGCTAATTAG